The following proteins are co-located in the Plasmodium vinckei vinckei genome assembly, chromosome: PVVCY_11 genome:
- a CDS encoding fam-b protein — MRASILKYVLFSIIICSFEYSQNRLYFVNERNIYLEKNITKFGNNRGLADVDNQFDLNNFYESTLSLANQLNDCNNDKEMACLRNMIDSHVQNHRESNTLPNLNNVDEETKKVIHELQKELEKVKKELDKKEDKELVTQTIQNKKIIKNDENVSESKHEYFKKSKIKGKMLKGIHNLLSSSDNNELNINSEIKKIRKKIFVKIMLLFGFSLAFIITGGLLVPIIILISLTAYDIFKKMKKLSKLDI, encoded by the exons ATGAGAGCCagcattttaaaatatgttttattttcaattattatttgttcttTTGAATATTCTCAAAAT agattatattttgtaaatgaGAGAAACATATAccttgaaaaaaatatcacaAAATTTGGAAATAATAGGGGATTAGCAGATGTAGACAATCAATTCGatttgaataatttttatgagtCAACTTTAAGTCTTGCAAATCAACTTAATGACTGCAATAATGACAAAGAAATGGCATGCCTTCGAAATATGATAGATTCACATGTACAGAACCATCGAGAAAGTAATACATTaccaaatttaaataatgtagATGAGGAAACAAAAAAGGTAATTCACGAACTTCAAAAGGAATtagaaaaagtaaaaaaagagCTTGATAAAAAAGAGGATAAAGAATTAGTAACACAAAcgatacaaaataaaaaaataataaaaaatgatgaaaacgTTTCTGAATCAAAAcatgaatattttaaaaaatctaAAATTAAAGGAAAAATGTTGAAGGGAATACATAATTTGCTTAGTTCAagtgataataatgaattaaacATTAATTCagagataaaaaaaataagaaaaaaaatttttgtgAAGATAATGTTGTTGTTTGGATTTTCATTGGCGTTTATAATAACAGGAGGGTTATTAGTTccaataattattttaatttcacTGACTGCATATGACATATTTAAgaagatgaaaaaattgtCTAAGTTGGATATCTAA
- a CDS encoding PIR protein CIR protein — protein MNKYKRMCKLLLEGDSYFNDQNVDTEKINEKITIKGYCNNDDCKTNEDGINALAAYIIMEFKKSIRQSQYNHYDEYLLMWISDKLLKIHKKEKGKNIGRGRMDDFTLKQAYEEYLKNHKQRLDYWSLLDMNQGLKEANLWYMSGFYKLLNIICKMITDYNNGAKNNKVLKYPANCSFQYKTLYMNISECKSYLDLLNKLKGIYDDFSSAFMRNSSNNNLKTKLKKLTLENGEELEAVRGFKSYDFSTKQCKFPIKQKKIGSSKKADKSPLQHSNQLKDGQREIPSAHKPETKEPKLQSSPESEPQSPQVSDQNIQIESPGSQHQQGHQSSGHEDLPTKSDNELTDSTPIDADTQDGSTNESKTKQDKIDTSQSTEDNHDVFDWSILIKYGNLVITNIIEYRESVTNSLNDIRTYLYKYTWPTLNQVYKTFRGYSENINIMDYLKIEAKSNKVKKSESSENGPPGKDKPEPTNSLPDDEKKEPQEPPSIQKVVSPDNKPEKPSDSPPEKQTQSSVDSSSKALSIEIGSDDPGTNVEDKTRQLVNSVDIFKGYNRPEIVITVILIPIISLIIYKYLSFGWRKGLKKKKNMKKVINMIGVNKTTKTVTNSTDGKKQIQIIIKSYSQKKKIKKSINSVYKEKSPSLNIYKLMQADPVPFINLFFLLIFFVYKRKRDFIEL, from the exons ATGAACAAGTACAAACGAATG TGTAAGTTACTTCTCGAAGGTGATAGTTATTTTAATGATCAAAATGTCGATACGGAGAAAATTAACGAAAAAATAACCATCAAAGGATATTGTAATAATGATGATtgtaaaacaaatgaagATGGTATTAATGCTTTGGccgcatatataattatggaATTCAAAAAATCAATAAGACAAAGTCAGTATAATCATTatgatgaatatttattgatGTGGATAAGTGATAAATTGCTTAAGATAcacaaaaaagaaaaaggcAAAAATATTGGAAGAGGCCGTATGGATGATTTTACTTTAAAGCAGGCTTATGAAGAGTATTTAAAGAACCATAAACAAAGATTGGATTATTGGTCTCTTTTAGATATGAATCAGGGTTTGAAAGAAGCTAATCTTTGGTATATGAGCggattttataaattacttaatataatatgtaaaatgATTACAGATTATAATAACGGTgccaaaaataataaagttCTTAAATATCCTGCCAATTGCAGTTTTCAATATAAAACCCTTTATATGAACATTTCTGAATGCAAATCATATCTTGATTTattgaataaattaaaaggtATATATGATGATTTTAGTTCTGCTTTTATGAGAAATAGTTCAaacaataatttaaaaactaAACTTAAAAAACTTACACTAGAAAATGGAGAAGAGTTGGAAGCGGTGCGTGGTTTTAAATCATATGACTTCAGTACTAAACAATGTAAATTCCccataaaacaaaaaaaaataggcTCATCAAAAAAAGCGGACAAATCACCATTACAACATTCAAACCAACTAAAAGATGGACAACGCGAAATACCATCAGCACACAAACCAGAAACAAAAGAACCAAAACTACAATCATCACCAGAATCAGAGCCACAATCACCTCAAGTATCGGACcaaaatattcaaatagAATCACCTGGTTCTCAACATCAGCAAGGTCATCAATCGTCCGGGCATGAAGATCTTCCAACAAAGAGTGATAACGAATTAACAGATAGTACCCCAATTGATGCCGATACTCAAGATGGTTCAACCAATGAATCCAAAACTAAACAAGATAAAATAGATACATCTCAAAGTACAGAAGATAATCATGATGTTTTTGATTGgtcaattttaataaaatatggaaatttagttataacaaatattatagaaTATAGAGAATCTGTTACTAATTCACTTAATGATATTCgaacatatttatacaagTATACATGGCCTACTTTAAATCAGGTTTATAAAACTTTTAGAGGATATtctgaaaatattaatataatggATTATCTTAAAATAGAAGCAAAGTCaaataaagtaaaaaaatctGAATCATCAGAGAATGGCCCACCAGGTAAAGATAAACCAGAACCTACCAATTCTTTACCAGAtgacgaaaaaaaagaaccACAAGAGCCACCTTCTATACAAAAAGTTGTCTCGCCAGATAATAAACCAGAAAAACCTTCTGATTCACCCCCTGAGAAACAGACTCAATCATCAGTCGATTCTAGCAGTAAAGCACTTAGCATAGAAATTGGATCAGACGACCCTGGAACAAATGTGGAAGACAAAACACGACAATTAGTAAACTCCgtagatatatttaaaggATATAACCGACCTGAAATTGTTATTACAGTTATTTTAATACccattatttcattaattatttataag TATTTGTCATTTGGATGGAGAAAGGgattgaagaaaaaaaaaaacatgaaaaaggttataaatatgattgGTGTAAATAAAACGACAAAGACAGTTACAAACTCGACTgatggaaaaaaacaaatacaaataattataaaatcatatagtcaaaaaaaaaaaattaaaaaatctaTAAATTCCGTTTATAAGGAAAAATCTCcatcattaaatatatacaaacttATGCAGGCCGATCCTGtaccatttattaatttattttttttgttgattttttttgtttataaaagaaagCGCGATTTCAtagaattataa